TCCGTACGTTTTACGTTCTTTCAATTAGATCGTATTTACTATTTATCTATCTCTTAttcatcgaatttttaataatttatatatatatatatatatatgcatttaaTCATGCGGATTGTTATCAATTATGAGGGTGTTAATAGATACATTTGATTATAATTAGTTGTATGTCATGCATCATACACATATCTAGCATATATCATATTTGTTAagagtagaaaattgttagtaaaaattataactgGGGGAAGAGAAGTTTGATAATTGCAAGGAAGATAAAATACAGTGATGTTGAATTAGATTTTAACATCTCCCGGTTCACCAGaatgtttgatattttattcttgcATTTCTGCTGGTAGTAACAAGAAACCGACGACGTGGTAATTAGGACGATAAAACAGGCAAGCTGACTCTGTTTTAGACAGACCCAATATACCGTTGCCAAAGACTTCGTTCCTTATCGTAAAACTTGTTTATTCAGTGTTTTGCAGTGAAATAGCTGTGGCACGATTTTTGCTTGGGAACTCTGGTGAACAAACTTCGAAAGTCATAATCGCAGCTCATATTTCGCTCGACCTTtaagtttctttcttcattttctctttacACTTGCTATTGCTAAGAATATGCGTATTTTCGTTCTCTCGTCGCATACCAATATACTTTTAACTTGTTTCAATACTACaacaatacaatattttacacgtaAAAGCTTGCAATAGAAAGTGTTCGAtcgagaaaattgtttttagtACGACACTTACGTACTAATTGGTTAGGTTCAAGTACATATATTGAATTTCGTATCGTTTGATTAGTTTGCCCGTGTGAATACACAAATTTTATAGTAAGTAAGCGAGATGTACAACCtgaaaaaagagaacgttTCATCGGAAAATGAGAATACGTCTagatactttttgtagccactgtactTCATTTGAGCAACatagaaaataacatttcgataaaaaaatctATTCGTCCGCGAACCAATAGTTTGCAGGGAACGGGATCGCGTTAATTGCTTCATTTTCGCATATTCTTTGATCACCATTACGTCAAGGTAATCGACGGTTTATTAAACTAGCGAACTTTCTGACTTTCATATGCAGTTGGGATGTCGACCATGGAACCTCAGTCTGACCAGCGTGGTTGTCCTGGCTCTCTCAAATATGCTATTGACTTTCCTGTTGCTGCAGTCGGAAACCTGCATCCCGGACGAAGTACCCAGGGATTTGGAATCAAACGCTGTAAGCGAATGGAACCTCGCTACCTTAATCAAAGAGCAGCAGGAGCAACAGCAGTCGGACTGCGTTACACAAGATTACCAACCGTTGCCAGCTGACGCGAATGGTTTAAAATTGAACATAAAGCTCGGCAGATGGGACGCTCGTAGAATGTTTCGAACGTTCGACCACGTTCTCGTTGGATCTAGTTTCGTCGAGTTATCACAGGCGTATCGTGTTTGCCTGGCCACACAGAGCTCGGTCGAGAAGCTGCATTCGGTCGTTCAGGCGGCTCATCATTGGACCGGGCCGATGTCGGTGGCTTTGTACGCAGCTGGTGACGAAGAGTTCGAGGTTCTTCAGAAGTACCTGATTTACCTTAGAAAGTGTTACGAACCGATACGGGAAAGAGTCGCTTTTTCCTTGGCTGTGCCAAGGGTTAGACCGCCGAAGAGGCAGCCACGAGAATTCGAGCTGCCAGAGGTGGTAGATTGTGCCAAACCAGAGGGAACATTGAACGAGTTGATGAACGGGATTTCCAACGAGCAGACAAACTGGCGGATACGAAACGTCTATCCGCAGAACCACATGAGGAACCTGGCGAGGAAAAATTGCCAGTCAGATTACGTGTTCTTGACGGACGTAGATATCGTGCCGAGCTTTAATTTGACCGGCGCTCTGGACGAATTTCTGAGGACTGATACCTGTGATAAGTGCGCCTACGTGATACCGACGTACGAGCTGGACTCGCGCGTCAGATTTCCACAAAACAAGACGGAATTGGTTAGGCTAGCGAGAAAGGGACTGGCCAGGCCTTTCCATCAGAAGGTCTTCATCCACAATCAGTTTGCCACCAATTTTACCAGGTCAGTACTTTTTAATCATTTGTCTTTTAAGTCTTTCAATCGTTTGcaattttatctattaattttttctactCTTCAAAAGTTTTCAAAGTTCGAGGAAAGTATAAAGGAATTGTTATCGGTATGcgtaattttttgtttcaaattttatgcaaaagatttttttcaaacgttgAAAGTTTTCGCCCGATCAGACAGAGATACGAAAAGTACTATATATCGGCGTTAATCttgctaatatttttattagtttttacATCTTTTGTTACTCTCTTcctaaataatgaataattttatatatttataacgtgCATACTCTTGTTCGTTTAGGTGGATACTAGATACGTCTGTGAATCATAAAAACTTCGGCAACGTAAAAACTGGCAAGGTGTACATCAGTCACGATGTGACGAACTTTGAATTCCTTTACGAACCATTTTACGTGGCAAAGGATATTGTCCCGGCTCATGACGAGAGGTTTATGGGTTACGGATATACCAGAAACACTCAGGTATGCATTCCTCATGCCGctcttattctattttatgtatttttctttagtCGTTGACGTCATATTAACGTAACGAATTATTAAGACATCGAACTTCGATTA
This DNA window, taken from Bombus pyrosoma isolate SC7728 linkage group LG6, ASM1482585v1, whole genome shotgun sequence, encodes the following:
- the LOC122568591 gene encoding beta-1,4-glucuronyltransferase 1; this encodes MHGARGQRQGLARTDFAIRLPPSGEVCLACQHTSMVQLGCRPWNLSLTSVVVLALSNMLLTFLLLQSETCIPDEVPRDLESNAVSEWNLATLIKEQQEQQQSDCVTQDYQPLPADANGLKLNIKLGRWDARRMFRTFDHVLVGSSFVELSQAYRVCLATQSSVEKLHSVVQAAHHWTGPMSVALYAAGDEEFEVLQKYLIYLRKCYEPIRERVAFSLAVPRVRPPKRQPREFELPEVVDCAKPEGTLNELMNGISNEQTNWRIRNVYPQNHMRNLARKNCQSDYVFLTDVDIVPSFNLTGALDEFLRTDTCDKCAYVIPTYELDSRVRFPQNKTELVRLARKGLARPFHQKVFIHNQFATNFTRWILDTSVNHKNFGNVKTGKVYISHDVTNFEFLYEPFYVAKDIVPAHDERFMGYGYTRNTQVYEMYVAGYQFKVLSPVFTGHWGLQTRKTRPAWRERQNSANRKHFETFKKEVFARYMRDPLKMMKNPH